The following coding sequences lie in one Nycticebus coucang isolate mNycCou1 chromosome 18, mNycCou1.pri, whole genome shotgun sequence genomic window:
- the KCNJ16 gene encoding inward rectifier potassium channel 16, with translation MSYYGSSYRTVSVDPQYPGYPPEHVTTEKRRARRRLLHKDGGCNVYFKHLFGEWGSYVVDIFTTLVDTKWRHMFVIFSLSYILSWLVFGSIFWLIAFHHGDLLHDPGITPCVDNVHSFTAAFLFSLETQTTIGYGYRCVTEECSVAVLTVILQSILSCIINTFIIGAALAKMATARKRAQTIRFSYFALVGMRDGKLCLMWRIGDFRPNHVVEGTVRAQLLRYTEDSEGRMTMAFKDLKLVNDQIILVTPVTIVHEIDHESPLYALDRKAVAKDNFEILVTFIYTGDSTGTSHQSRSSYVPREILWGHRFHDVLEVKRKYYKVNCLQFEGSTEVYAPFCSAKQLDWKDQQLHGVQKPPPGRGSCAADAKVRRKSFSAVAIVSSCENPEENPTSAADEPKEPPYQKALLTLNRISVESQM, from the coding sequence ATGAGCTATTACGGCAGCAGCTACAGGACTGTCAGTGTGGACCCCCAGTACCCTGGGTACCCCCCGGAGCATGTCACAACCGAGAAGAGGAGGGCGAGGCGGCGCCTGTTGCACAAGGACGGCGGCTGCAACGTGTACTTCAAGCACCTTTTTGGAGAATGGGGCAGCTACGTGGTTGACATCTTCACCACCCTGGTGGACACCAAGTGGCGCCACATGTTCGTGATCTTCTCTTTGTCTTACATTCTGTCCTGGTTGGTGTTCGGCTCCATCTTCTGGCTCATCGCGTTTCACCACGGGGACCTGCTGCATGACCCGGGCATCACCCCCTGCGTGGACAACGTCCACTCCTTCACCGCGGCCTTCCTCTTCTCGCTGGAGACCCAGACCACCATCGGCTACGGCTACCGCTGTGTCACCGAGGAGTGCTCGGTGGCGGTGCTCACGGTCATCCTCCAGTCCATCCTGAGCTGCATCATCAACACCTTCATCATCGGAGCCGCGCTGGCCAAGATGGCCACGGCCCGCAAGCGCGCGCAGACCATCCGCTTCAGCTACTTCGCCCTCGTCGGGATGCGGGACGGGAAGCTCTGCCTCATGTGGCGCATCGGCGACTTCCGGCCCAACCACGTGGTGGAAGGGACCGTCAGGGCCCAGCTGCTCCGATACACAGAGGACAGCGAAGGCAGGATGACCATGGCgttcaaagatctcaaattagtcAATGACCAGATCATCCTGGTCACGCCGGTAACCATCGTCCATGAAATCGACCACGAGAGCCCCCTGTATGCCCTGGACCGCAAAGCGGTGGCCAAGGATAACTTCGAGATCTTGGTGACCTTCATCTACACCGGGGATTCCACGGGGACGTCCCACCAGTCCAGGAGCTCCTACGTCCCTCGGGAGATCCTCTGGGGACACAGGTTTCACGACGTCCTGGAGGTGAAGAGGAAATATTACAAGGTGAACTGCCTGCAGTTCGAGGGCAGCACCGAGGTCTACGCGCCCTTCTGCAGCGCCAAGCAGCTGGACTGGAAAGACCAGCAGCTCCACGGCGTGCAGAAGCCGCCCCCCGGCCGAGGGTCCTGCGCCGCAGACGCCAAGGTCAGGCGAAAGTCGTTCAGCGCAGTGGCCATTGTCAGCAGCTGTGAAAACCCAGAGGAAAACCCCACGTCTGCCGCCGATGAGCCTAAGGAGCCACCTTATCAGAAAGCTCTTCTCACGTTAAACAGAATCTCCGTAGAATCCCAAATGTAG